The DNA segment catgccttagtagcaacagcacataacggggagacaggaaaagatgtagttcgacacttccaaaaggctttctctatgcttggggtaccacgccaaataaaaacggacaatggcccagcatacatttcacagaaggttcaaacattttttaatttgtggggtgttactcatgttacaggaattccccattccccaacaggacaagcaattgttgagcgtgcacatagtacgttgaagcggcagcttcaaaaacaaaaagggggaatgattggggaaccacctcaggcatgtttagataaagcagtttatgttcttatctttctccattatggggataattcttctctacctcctctttttcagcatttctcttctcttttttcaaaacaggatttgcaaaaagacatcaaagtgcatgttagagatctaattactggccagtggagtggaccatgtgaattattaacctggggcaggggttatgcttgtgtctctacagatgccggccctcgctgggttcctgctcggtgtgttcggcctgtgctggaacctgcatcaggctgaaggatgggtagttccacaacccaagcagaatatctgggtaactttggcaaatatgacacatcaagaaaccttgtgcctttctactgcgaacccggaaaatccattctccacctgtttggtgggagtgccagtagacacatggccaatcccacaaacccttcaggctttctctctttgcaactcttcaaaaaattgtacagataattgggatggtgtatatagtcaccttccacaggttacgcaagaaccccaagagctagagcagctaggctctgttataatggatgcttgtgtgttttttaattactcctataacaccacacggagagggcaaaatgtgaatgcaactaatgctgcttatcataaatcaactgcttggtgcaattatacttcgactaacatctcacgatcttttgctgttcctcttgcattacctcctggtgtgtttctaatctgtggagatcgtgcctggggaggcgtcccatctaaactgaatggaggccgGTGTAGCCTCGGACgcctcacgttattaacaccaaatgtgtcaatcattctgaatatgactcgaaaacataagcgagtcccaaggaccgttcatcggtttgaaagttcttgtcgagataacgttgaattctggaatccaggccagatcataacggcctccatattggcaccaggagttggtgttgcaaatgccttaacgactttgaataagttgggatgttggcttagcaaacagactaacgctacttctttagctttaagtggccttttaactgatgttgatagtgttagacatgctactttacagaacagggctgcaattgactttttgcttttagcgcaaggacatggatgtgaagattttgaaggaatgtgttgcatgaatttgtctgaccactcagaatctatttttaaaagtatacagcagctgaaggatggtgtgaggcgtctaacagaagaggacggattggattggcttacaaggatgtttaaaggatggggactttctggatggttgatatctctggtcaaaactgtgggggtcatgatcttggtaattgtgactgtgcttttgatgttgccatgtcttgccagtcttctgcaaagggccctgcagaagactgcttctgcaatatttctagcacaaatacaaaaagggggaattgtcgggggaggcagcgggtctgcctctagtctaactgaagaagaatttaaccttgaagacattccagtgtatccatgagaggcgagaaagtcccgagaagtgccatggaaacaagattagagaactaagataagaagaactgtcctgacgattcaggcgagaaactatcacccaatcgtgagctgttagttactaaagtaaaccaatcctgtatgaacacctactttgaagaaggttataaaaaagcttgttagaacaataaaggggcttttgcagccattttggtcgctttcacacaatctgatgtttgtcgtgtccgtctcaactgcgacaaaacccatattttttttttgttgtttttttttgtttttgccgacgcggaagtctcggacacaacttagacgaccaatttgatcaagttgatgccactttattaaaggctacacagcaatttatactctatctcaagcttcacgtGCTGCTAccttattgctaataggctaaagctacttgttcacgtgcccttctgccctctatgattggtcccagtgtggtgtccacgcgctgctctccccccaggtagaccccctgttttcgacattccaacatctttatctcttgggcaggaatgtagtttctcaggctgTCTCGGCCTTGTTTgtgtccttgaacacagctgcagcttgctgttacagtgaggccccttggtctggatcgctcataatatgtccgttattttccagccattccacaaatccccctttttgtttttgagcgatccAGACTTCtcctttcttaaacatttgttcgatcagactattcaacatccgtcgcaaacactgaaacagacagggaagaagcaacatcaaaaTTAGTAAACCTACCAGCACTATCAATACTCCTTTGAGcaaggttttcaattaagcctataactttaacaaactactgctgcTTTCTAAAAACTAAGCCTGCTTTTTTGTATTAGAAGCagattgctgatatgttggctcgtttgcaaattcagacaaccaacttgcttcaATATAAACTTCTGATCTGTGATAAGcggctgtattcgaacagccgtgcaaaacgactgcaagcccggtaaaagacaaaaggcttctctgcttgctggatgtagtgctgttagcaACGAGGTCAGAACCAGGTTCAGTCGATGTTGGcgtctctgaagtgcctcaaaacacagggtgcTTCGTCTAGTTCgcagaggcctacgtagatgaattgttacctgtagagacacaagcataaacccctgcctaggacctgtgagtgagcctagtgctctgcgtcgttcttcctgacttcccctttccagggccgcacccatcggctcggtacccatctgacgccggtatctgtaacaacacaagcatatccccgaccggtcattcttagttctgcgggtcctctccattctcctgtaacgacatccctgtattgaacaacAACGTTATTGTCACATTGGTTtataccagatttcaaacccaaactatgtatttttactggtggttcatttctgCCACCTGTGAACCGTAAATAATTTAACACAcacaccgcttttgcaagtcgctctgcagcagccaagacctctccccctttttgtttttgcaaaagcgctttcaaggtttgatgtgctctttccacgatggcttgtcccgtgggggaatgcggtattcctgtggtgtgacgtataccccagagttgacaaaaatgagtaaatttccgAAAAGTGTAGGCCAGACTATTatcagttttgatctctgcaggcacacCCAGTGCCATgattgcagcatgcatatgtttaatgacatgccgtgctgtttctCCTGTTTGTGatgttgcccagagtgctagagaagAGGTATCAATAGagacatgcacatatttaagcctgccaaattctgcGATATGAGTCACATCCATCTGCCAAAGTTGTAgaggttggagtcctcgggggttcACTCCCAAACCGAGGCCGACTCCTACCCTCTGGCAgtcgggacaggattgcacaattcctctagcatcagccacaggaatgtgaaattgtctggctaacatttttgccAACTGATGAAAAAACTcgtgtgacagcctggcctgttcaaaggtgttaacggcagggcccgtccaggctggaggGACAAGCTGATCGGCCTGGGCGTTTCCCAGCACAAGGCCTCCACATTGCTGATGACTGCGAATGTACATAATGAAATATTCATTctgacgttggttcaaaagtgtcaCCAACTGTAACAACAAAGcatgtaatacaggatttcgtacaggtttcaccatgctgttcTCCAGACGTTGTGCTGTACCTACCACATACAATGAGTCTGAGACTATACTgagaggttcttgagaccagcgttgaaatgtccagataacagctcgaagttctaaagtctgtaaagagtcaccaggcactccagggagtaattgatgttcccaggtgtccccttccttccaggtgactgcagcccttcgagattttcgtccagcatcagtgaagacagttatcccttctactggaacctctgatcgcaggggtaaatgtacaaaccgctgatggcataatagtgacaaaagcttatccgatggataactattggtgatggtacctaagaaatcagcaattgttATTTGAAAGgcagttgaagcagataataaccaatctaaatagaactgagatacaggtatgtagatgacttctggttcgatgcctgagATGtctaaaattcgctgcctcccttttatgataagctgtgaaaataattcaggatgTGTAAcaactgtgtttctgggctgaaaagggagacaaatccattccaaaattcgtaaatttggttttgtttcactcaactgaataataagccccaatgggtgttcacgtttacccccagagttaactaacataaaagaaagagctttatcatccagtcgcctgtgagtGTAAGTTGAcatgattttattgctaattacttgtaagGCTTGCTattgatcctcatccagttgacggcgctcctgagctactacagacgtgcccaggagtggcatcaaaggtttcagatcatcgttcgtaattccacagatatcacgaacccactggatatccccaattaatctctgaacatcagacaatgtttctatttttgtgttgattttaaccttttgaggacaaatcattgcatttgtaataatccagcccagatacagccattgaccctgtttctgaattttctctggtgctatctctaatcccctctccctgagactgcatgttagctgaGCCAATATTGTGTCACAGGCTaattgttttcctgccactaagatatcatccatgtaatgataaatgagtaaatgaggatactgtttccggatgggttccagagcccacgcgacAAAAGACTGACAAATcgtgggtgaatttttcatcccttgtggtagcaccacccagtgatacctctttgctggttcggccttattaatcgatgacactgtaaaggcaaacttttcagcatcctctggatgtaaggggattgtaaagaagcgGCCTTTTAAATCGATAACcaccagatcccagccttcaggtaacattactggggaaggcaaaccgGGTTGTGAagtgcccatgtcacagataacaGCATTGATtgctctcaaatcatgtaacagacgccaTTGTCCagattttttctgaattgtaaaaattggaGTGTTCCAcgggctagttgaaggcaggatatgtccggcatctagctgttcctgtaccaaatcattgATAATTTGCAGCTGGTCCAGTTTCagcggccactggtcgatccatatgggatcatgAGTTctccaggttaattttaggattggctgcttTACTgtggccgcgcctaaaaaggcgaagtaatcaatcgagctcccatttgactgagcagatctctCCCCACCAGTGtcacaggtgagtgcatcacacAGGGACGCGTGGTTACTACcttgccatccggaaacataaatgctattgtatctctgctgatggatgtgacttgagaTCCTCTGATCCCTAGAACTCCTGTATTCGCTGGCACTAAAGGCCACTGTCTAGGCCACAGATAAGGGGGTACGATCGTGACGTCTGCTCCAGTATCAATGAGCATTCAtaatttactcgtctgtccattagggtgtctcatttccatctgcttctctggcttcccctgactaatgtccagggctaacaaaacatctggttgcccagtggacccaaagcctttttcaacTCTCTTcctttgttctgcattaggcacttttcattcaaatggaattagctgagcaattttcgatccctccatgatagtcaaagggggagtaagtgtgtataccatgattttaattgtcccctcaaagtcagcatcaataagccctgggatgacaaaaataccttttgtagATGCTGAAGAATGTgcaattaataaggcacttaaaccatgtcccagaggccccaccagattagaatcaaccagatgtattgtagtaTCTGTAAGTGTaacagctactgctgttgccaagtcCACCCCTGGGCTTCCggaggtggcagcggagcagctgtccaagcaccctggacttgcGTCGTCGCGCGAGGGCGAGGCACGCTCTGCCTCCCGTTTCCCTTCTTCTGACACACACGAACACGACATTCTGCTTTAAAATGACCCAGTTGCCCACAGTTAAAAcacttcttatctcgcttgcctttgatgtgtttgcctctgacaactggtgttactgcagctcctaccgcagcagccatagaggcagctttctcctgatcaagcattcgctctgctgcctccagcagctgacctgcagtagattgtcaTGGGAGGAGGCTTAAGGCTTTTTTAGTCTTCtcgttagcattgtcataagcaagcatatcaaggaatttaactttcatttcatcacttaaatcaggattgctattaataGCGGCATGTAATCAGTCaatgaattttgggtagggctccgtgggcccctgtctcactcctgtaaatgctggcacTGCTTTTTCATCATGCACGGCTAAAATCGTTTTTAAGGCCAATTCttgggttaaccgtaacacttctgaTTGAAATCCCACTTGCCAGTCTGGGCTAGGAAAAGGACCTGCACCCATCAGCATCTGAActtgcaccccatatagaggatctccttgctgatgAGGTATGGCTGCCGCAGcctcgcaggccacttgccaacattggaaaaattgcaattgttgtgaagctgttagtaaggtttgtacaatcatgcgcacgtcatacggagtcaataaatgtgctgtaagaATATGCTGAATTACTGAATTAGTATATGGTGATTTTAACCCATATTGTGTTATGgctaattttgcctccttaatcaTTTTCTAATCtcaggcctcccactcattgtCTTGTGGGGTTATTGTTACCGGAAACGTCATTGGTCCAAtctcgttaaactgcccctctattatagcatccTGGATAACTCCCCGCCATCGGTGTGCTGGATTACCATTACCACCCacgcctcccagtgccccccctcccttTTGAGCCGATGCTGGCAGCGACCCGATAGCCACTGTTTCCCTCTGACCACCCCCAGCCCCGTGTCGTGGAAGAAggggttaataggaagagggggaggcGGCAGTGCTgtaggggtgggctgagccgatcttttcccaagtagctaATTCAAAGGCTGTGGTCAGTGAGGGGATtagttcgtgctgccgagcccacaacagcaccctcctcaggttcccctcatcataagataatcctctcttagggagtatatgttggaggagcttaaccactgccgcttcttctttacccagcgtggaccccatctcctccccagccgctcacctgatcagggcgagattcccgatGATTGCGCTCGTGTCTTCCCAGGCActggggcagcgcctgctacggctggcttccgccccctccggaccatcttctcttgctcgggcgagcaccgacgggagggtcccgattccccagggaTTGACTCCCGCGTACcttcgatgaggctccctcgggtccctggTCGGGCACAGTTGCCGACGCGGAAGTCCcagacacaacttagatgaccaatttgatcaagttgatgccactttattaaaggctacacagcaatttatactctatcacaagcttcacgtGCTGCTAccttattgctaataggctaaagctacttgttcacgtgcccttctgccctctatgattggtcctGGTGTGGTGTGCAGGCGCTGCTCTCCCaccaggtagaccccctgtttacaacattccaacatctttatctcttgggcaggaatgtagtttctcaggccgtctcggccttgtttatgtccttgaacgcagctgcagcttgctgttacagtgaggccccttggtctggatcgctcacaacatgtccgttgttctccagcgatgccacaaggaagcaccttccccttccagcactgggtctcatggcctccccttccccacctgaaagcctgggaggtgttggaccatagtcctgcccttggcattgccaatccccacatcacactgccccaggaagagtcctgagcaatgtgtgagggacaggattcaccttcccaggggctgcgAGTCAGGCTTTGGTCATTTTACTTCATGTAATACATTCAGTTTTACTCTGGATCTGTTCCACCTTGACATGGCCTTTGTTTACatgtcatctctgcctggagttttctgctctaaccagcacctggagaggctttgtcaaTAATGatcctcagtgggacccattaacactccaagaaACCTTGGAGTTTGCATCTGAGTTTGACTTCTTGACAGGCATCTTCATCGTCCTATCcctgtctgaggttcatggacttggcaccaaacccacctgaggggtcattaaaatgccttgggctggtcctctgctgcagagctgggctgggctcctgggacagagggagctgagggcaagtggtcagtgctgcagagagacagctctgcccaggagcagctcctctgcaaagcgcagcagggctgagggcactgcctgcagacaccgagggcagaggagccgggcacagagaggggaaaggcagacggcagtggcaggatgctgagagctcactggaggagaaatcttcgcagcccttgacacagtaagtctgtgggtgcagggcaatgcagttGCAGGTGGTGCAGGGATatggtgaagccggcacagccgccaggaatgtccctggtgtctggaggaggaggccgtgctccagagcagggcttccctgctgcactgtcagagggacaggccatggtggctgccttctcccggggacggctgcaggggtgtgcaggtgcgggtgcagccaggggtgcccagggctgtccttgagagcagggtccctgcagcccaggggctgtgtgctggggcagggactctgccgcctgccagggtcagcactcagcctgcccggggagctgcccacggcgctgtggggagaagctgtggggggaaggagagacctCCGGCAGGGCATGGTCCTTCTGCTGTGGGGAGGGTTCTGTGTGcatcagggctgctcacagctccacatcACCCCCAGAATTTTGGCAGAGGCAGCATTTCAAGAAGCACATGAAGGCAGGGGCTACCTGGAAGGAaaggtgctttctgaagtctgtgctttcaaTTTCCTGCTGTGGTTGTGGGGTATCGTAATGCAGCTGTCATGTTTAGACAACACAAGGACACTCCTACAGCGTTACCCTGACAGAGCAGTAGGTATTTCAGGAACTTGATAAAATTCCTTCTAGCATTTATTTGTCTACAGAAAGCTCAGTCATCTCGTCAGTGTTTTCCTGACCTGCTCCTTAGACTTGCAGAAACAGAGATGCCCCTTGGCAGggtcctgctgccaggaggggtctgcagggcagagctgagcacacagcgggtgcgatgggggctgtgagcactgacagggaggagataagggaaaagagaaacagctccaggcagggacagctcCAGGCACTAGAGGCATTGGCAGGGAatgaaacaggctgacagcacTATCTGGGCGGGGGTGGTATTTAGGCACCTCCCTATTACCCTTCAGTGAAAGCGCTTTCTACCTAACAAGCCCCCTGGTCTCTTCCCCCACCCAGAAGAGCCTCTGCCCTCCAGGCCCAGGGatccagggcaggagctgcctcctgtgcagccagagctgcagcagaggagactctccccagtgcccatctgtccctccctggccttgcctcccttggcagaagcattggggcattgctccttggttctgcccctgctgctgctgctcctgttttcaggctctctggggatggggctttcagctgcagctcagcaactggccctgcaggtcctgccatgcagatgtgtccatggcagcaaggtgcccaagccccctttgagcctctgggtctctgggcaATGCTGACCATGGGCTAGGGATATACCCAGCTCTTTTTTCCAGGCACCCACTCTGCAAGAAATCAAAAATCTCAGAGATCTGTACTGCAGAGGGAAGCTTTcaactggattcctctgctctcaacagcagcatccaatttcctgtcaagggaagAGCTGGGTGTGACCCTCCTCCAtattccagaggtgcaagcccagggcagctgagagcaagtctgatggacagcctggctctcctcactctgcactaaggctctgcccgtttgcacccccgcactctccatggagcacttgtagcgcagcagcaatgtccaggctgtctgccttcagaacgcactcctcaggtaggacagggcaacaggagccaaagccagaagagcaaagccccacagctctgctctgcagccgggggccctgggagggacaaggctgaaatctcttggatttccggagtggagttaaccagcgatgactgcgggttcctctctgcctgttggggcacagcaggactgactcctgcagagcccccagcagaatcccttgctccccactgccccctcagccagcaaacaccagagctccagcccgggagctgcaggaaggtctttctggaagaaCAGAGGCTGGGAGGATGGGTTTCTGTCAGAAATTGAGCAAGCTTTGTCCAGAGCAGTCAATCCTAAACCTTTGCAAACTTCTCTTTCTTGGACAGTTTCCCATGCAGAGAGgaagcaaatgtccaacagcagctccatcactgagttcctcctcctggcattcgcagacacacgggagctgcagctcttgcacttctggctcttcctgggcatctacctggctgccctcctgggcaacggcctcatcatcaccgccatcgcctgtgaccaccacctgcacacccccatgtacttcttcctcctcaacctctccctcctcgacctgggctccatctccaccactctccccaaagccatggccaattccctctgggacacaAGGCACATCTACTACTCAggctgtgctgcccaggtcttttttttctttttctttgctacagCAGAGCTTTATCTCCTCACTGTCATGTCttatgaccgctacgttgccatctgcaaacccctgcactatgggaccctcctgggcagcagagcttgtgtccacatggcagcaattgcctggggcactgggttcctcTGGGCTGTGCtacacacggccaacacattttcactaccactctgccaaggtaacaccctggaccagttcttctgtgaaatcccccagatacTCAAGCTCTCCTGCTTTGATTTAGACTACCTCAGGGAAACTCGCCTTCTtgtatttgctgtctttttttcttttctttgttttgttttcattgtggtgtcctatgtgcagatcttgagggccgtgctgaggatcccctctgagcagggacggcacaaagccttttccatgtgcctccctcacctggccgtggtctccctgtttatcagcactggcatgtttgcctacctgaagcccccctccatctcctccccatccctgaacctggtggtgtcatttctgtactcggtggtgcctccagcagtgaacccccccatctacagcatgaggaaccagcAGCTCAAATatgccttggggaaactgatgtctggatgattttcaaaagcaataaaCTGCTTGGCATGTTCTGGGAATCACTCATAATGTAACTCATTAGAGGCAAAAcccatatttttttctggttttgttggttttgattgtgggtttggggtttatttactttgttttattttacataatgttGTCCATAATGAAATTTCATTGTTTGTGCCATTTTTAATTATCTGTCTATCCAAATTTTATGTTACCCAGAGTCTGTGTAAATAAGGACCTGTGCCTTTTGtatgtttaaacaaaacaaagaaagttTCAGTGACTTGCCTGAGATCCTTCCTTTGAGACCTTCTCTGGAGCTACAGTGGCAGTGCCTGTGTGCAGAAGTGGAGAGGAAAAGTGTCCGgtacagcagcactgccagcgAGAACCAGTGCTTGGTTTTTCCCGAGCTGCTTGCTCTCCGtttccactctcttcttctcCACCCTTGCATTGGTGTAAGGTCTGAGGGCTCTGGCATCTTGGTCACAGTCCTGCTGCATGGGAGTTCTGttaccacaggcagggacaggcaatgggcacttctgtgacagagctggcCTCCACAACAGCATTTCCCTAAAGCAAGGTGATCTTCTCAGGGCACTGCCTGAAGGCGTAGGTTTTGTTCCAAAA comes from the Strix uralensis isolate ZFMK-TIS-50842 chromosome 31, bStrUra1, whole genome shotgun sequence genome and includes:
- the LOC141936104 gene encoding olfactory receptor 14A16-like — its product is MSNSSSITEFLLLAFADTRELQLLHFWLFLGIYLAALLGNGLIITAIACDHHLHTPMYFFLLNLSLLDLGSISTTLPKAMANSLWDTRHIYYSGCAAQVFFFFFFATAELYLLTVMSYDRYVAICKPLHYGTLLGSRACVHMAAIAWGTGFLWAVLHTANTFSLPLCQGNTLDQFFCEIPQILKLSCFDLDYLRETRLLVFAVFFSFLCFVFIVVSYVQILRAVLRIPSEQGRHKAFSMCLPHLAVVSLFISTGMFAYLKPPSISSPSLNLVVSFLYSVVPPAVNPPIYSMRNQQLKYALGKLMSG